A region of Rhodanobacteraceae bacterium DNA encodes the following proteins:
- a CDS encoding Ribonuclease III → MKPGYRFGDESLLELALTHRSAGRPNNERLEFLGDALVNLVVAEMLYDARPRASEGELSRLRAQLVSEPALAERARELQLGDALKLGSGELKSGGFRRDSILADAFEALAAAIHRDGGFEACRAWLREVFAKPLAAVGAPQKDPKTLLQEWLQGRGLPLPRYELLAKHGEEHARRFDVACAIDQPRAARFEGSGGSRRAAEQQAAEAMLGFLVDSEHHE, encoded by the coding sequence GTGAAGCCGGGTTATCGCTTCGGCGACGAGTCGTTGCTGGAACTCGCGCTGACCCACCGCAGCGCCGGGCGTCCCAACAACGAGCGGCTGGAATTCCTTGGCGACGCGCTGGTCAACCTGGTGGTCGCCGAAATGCTGTATGACGCGCGGCCGCGCGCCAGCGAGGGCGAGTTGTCGCGCCTGCGCGCGCAACTGGTGAGCGAGCCGGCGCTGGCCGAACGCGCGCGCGAACTGCAGCTTGGCGATGCGCTCAAGCTCGGCTCCGGCGAACTGAAGAGCGGCGGGTTCCGGCGCGATTCCATCCTCGCCGACGCCTTCGAGGCGCTGGCCGCGGCGATCCATCGCGACGGCGGGTTCGAGGCGTGCCGCGCGTGGCTGCGCGAAGTCTTCGCCAAGCCGCTGGCGGCGGTCGGGGCGCCGCAGAAGGATCCGAAGACGCTGTTGCAGGAATGGCTGCAGGGCCGCGGCCTGCCGCTGCCGCGTTATGAATTGCTGGCCAAGCACGGCGAGGAACACGCGCGCAGGTTCGACGTGGCCTGCGCGATCGACCAGCCGCGCGCGGCACGCTTCGAAGGCAGCGGCGGCAGCCGGCGCGCGGCCGAGCAGCAGGCGGCCGAAGCGATGTTGGGGTTTCTTGTCGACAGCGAACACCATGAGTGA